A single Arachidicoccus sp. BS20 DNA region contains:
- a CDS encoding ABC transporter ATP-binding protein — translation MDSLLAIQNLSVSFRQQRAVDNISLSLSKGEVLAIVGESGSGKSVTSLSVIRLLSNNAKITGDIFLNENDEKINLVHLSKKGLQQIRGNKIAMIFQEPMTSLNPVKTCGNQVSEAILLHKKISRSEAHKKVVELFTQVQLPDPENIFRRYPHQISGGQKQRVMIAMAMSCEPDLLICDEPTTALDVLVQKEILLLIKKLQQSKQMSVLFISHDLNLVAEIADKIAIFYKGNLLEINTTKEIVKQPKHAYTKALLACRPGLYEKGQRLPVVSDFLNDENYSVQKTGRKESISSKENSKPVLLSVKNLNTWYAAKQNFFGKILQYNKAVNDVSFDVYKNEMLGLVGGSGCGKTTLGRSIIQLVKPHSGKIIYKGKNILSAPVHAFAAEMQMIFQDPYASLNPKCSVGMAIGEPLRVHKIYPEKEIKNKVVEWLEKVGLNASHYNRYPHEFSGGQRQRIVIARALIMQPEFVICDESVSALDVSVQAQVLNLLNDLKKEMGFTSIFISHDLSVVKYLCDRIIVMNKGRIEESGSAEEIYYHPKSDYTRQLLGALPETVL, via the coding sequence TTGGATTCTCTTTTAGCAATACAAAATCTTTCTGTTTCATTCCGGCAACAACGGGCTGTGGACAATATTTCGCTTTCTCTAAGCAAAGGCGAAGTGCTTGCGATTGTCGGCGAATCCGGTTCCGGCAAATCGGTTACTTCGCTTTCTGTTATTCGATTGTTGTCGAACAATGCAAAGATTACCGGCGATATTTTTTTGAATGAAAATGATGAAAAAATAAATCTTGTCCATCTTTCTAAAAAAGGGTTGCAGCAAATTCGCGGCAATAAAATTGCCATGATTTTTCAGGAACCGATGACCTCGCTTAATCCTGTAAAAACCTGCGGCAATCAGGTATCGGAAGCAATTCTTTTGCATAAAAAAATATCCCGGTCAGAAGCGCATAAGAAAGTAGTAGAATTGTTTACGCAAGTGCAACTTCCCGACCCCGAAAATATTTTCCGGCGTTATCCGCACCAAATCAGCGGTGGGCAAAAGCAGCGCGTAATGATTGCCATGGCAATGAGCTGCGAACCTGATTTATTGATTTGCGATGAACCTACAACAGCGTTGGATGTGTTGGTACAAAAAGAAATTTTGCTGCTTATAAAAAAGTTGCAGCAAAGTAAGCAGATGAGCGTGCTGTTTATTTCACACGACCTGAATCTTGTTGCAGAAATCGCAGATAAGATTGCTATTTTTTACAAAGGAAATCTCCTTGAAATCAATACGACTAAAGAAATAGTCAAGCAACCAAAGCACGCATACACAAAGGCTTTGCTTGCTTGTCGCCCGGGATTGTATGAAAAAGGGCAGCGCCTTCCTGTGGTTTCGGATTTTTTAAACGATGAAAATTATTCGGTACAAAAAACAGGAAGAAAAGAAAGTATTTCTTCTAAAGAAAATAGCAAACCTGTTTTATTGTCCGTAAAAAATTTAAACACATGGTACGCCGCAAAGCAAAATTTTTTCGGCAAAATTCTCCAATACAACAAAGCTGTGAACGATGTAAGTTTTGATGTATATAAAAATGAAATGCTTGGCTTGGTTGGCGGTTCCGGCTGCGGAAAAACCACATTGGGCAGAAGTATTATACAATTGGTCAAACCGCATTCAGGCAAAATTATTTATAAAGGGAAAAATATTTTATCTGCACCTGTACACGCTTTCGCTGCTGAAATGCAAATGATTTTTCAAGACCCTTATGCTTCGCTGAATCCCAAATGTAGCGTGGGTATGGCGATAGGCGAGCCATTGCGCGTTCATAAAATTTATCCTGAAAAAGAAATTAAAAATAAAGTTGTTGAATGGCTCGAAAAAGTAGGTTTGAATGCTTCGCATTACAATCGTTATCCGCATGAATTCAGCGGTGGACAACGGCAAAGAATTGTGATTGCACGTGCATTAATTATGCAGCCGGAATTTGTGATTTGCGATGAATCTGTTTCGGCGCTGGACGTAAGCGTGCAGGCGCAAGTGTTGAATTTGCTGAACGATTTGAAAAAAGAAATGGGGTTCACTTCAATTTTTATTTCGCACGATTTATCTGTTGTAAAATACTTGTGCGACCGCATTATCGTGATGAACAAAGGACGAATAGAAGAATCGGGAAGCGCAGAAGAAATATATTATCATCCGAAATCGGATTATACCAGACAATTGCTCGGCGCGTTGCCGGAAACAGTTTTATAA
- a CDS encoding DUF4249 family protein: MKRKTIILVASVVLGFTACDKEVNLNLDSTSPQVVIEGVVSNEAAYVRITKTINFAAQNIYPGTDGAKIYIKDSNSNHTDTLHAAKDQNGNAVYKATALKGVAGHTYQLTVFLNGKTYKATSRMPQKVPLQGLSTENSSTSQSLKVFVLLPVFDDPKGIKNYYRFEQYVNHIQDSHINVFNDELEDGLPNVLPVVIDNANVKVGDSITVTMMDIDKNVYQYFYQLSLNSQITNLSPANPVSNISGGALGYFSAEYRQTKSIVVNKL, translated from the coding sequence TTGAAAAGAAAAACTATAATATTAGTTGCATCAGTCGTTTTGGGCTTCACAGCCTGCGACAAAGAAGTTAATTTGAATTTAGACAGCACTTCCCCGCAGGTAGTAATAGAAGGAGTTGTAAGTAATGAAGCTGCTTATGTACGCATAACCAAAACAATAAACTTTGCGGCACAAAATATTTATCCCGGGACAGACGGTGCAAAAATTTATATCAAAGACAGTAACTCCAATCACACCGACACGCTCCATGCCGCAAAAGACCAAAACGGGAATGCTGTGTATAAGGCAACCGCATTAAAAGGCGTTGCAGGGCACACATATCAGCTAACGGTTTTTTTAAATGGAAAAACATACAAAGCAACCAGCCGCATGCCGCAGAAAGTACCTTTACAAGGTTTAAGTACAGAGAACAGCTCAACATCCCAATCGCTCAAAGTATTTGTTCTGCTGCCTGTGTTTGACGACCCCAAAGGCATAAAAAATTATTATCGTTTTGAACAGTATGTTAATCATATACAGGACAGCCATATTAATGTATTCAACGACGAGCTGGAAGACGGCTTGCCAAACGTTTTGCCGGTAGTCATAGACAATGCCAATGTTAAAGTAGGAGACAGTATCACAGTAACAATGATGGATATTGACAAAAATGTATATCAATATTTTTACCAGTTGTCATTGAATAGCCAGATAACCAATTTGTCCCCGGCGAACCCTGTCAGTAATATTTCCGGCGGAGCATTGGGTTATTTCAGTGCAGAATACAGACAAACGAAAAGCATAGTTGTGAATAAGTTATAA